The DNA window CATAGGGCGACCTTCTTTCCAGGAACGCGGATAAATCGGGACCGAGCCGCATTGTAGCCTGGCCGCCGCGGGAAATCGCCGTTACGCTTCGGCAGGGCCGTCGCTGTCCTCTTGTGGCGAACGTCCGTTCCGTAATTCGGTCGAAGACACATCCACCTGGAAGTCGCCCGGCGAGGTTTGTTCGCACAGATCGCGCAGCCGGTCCGGCAGATCCAGATTCTCCAAATGCAGCAGCCGCCCCGCCACCGATCGGGCGAACACGACGAAGCGACAACCGGCGCCGGCGAGCCTGGCAATCGCGTTCTGCAGGGCGAGCGCGTCGCCTCCGTAGTACCGCACGTCGCCCGCCCGGGCGATGGTGTCGGCGCCGACCAGAAACCGTACTCCAGGAAAGAGAACCGCCTTTTCCACGAAGGTCGGCGCGGCGGTCACAAAAACGGTCCGCCGGCGGAATTGCTGCAGCCGGCGTTCAATTTCCTCCGTCGTCAAACGCGGCTTGTCGACATTGACGACCGACAATTCAAACGCGGGCGATTCTCCCCAGCGGCGTTCGGCATAACGGGCCATCTCCAGATGCCCCTGATGTAGCGGGTTAAACGACCCCGGCAGCAGCAGCGACGGCGCACCTGCGGATGCACCCGGGTGGGCGACCCATGGCGTCTGGCCGGCCAGCAGTTGGATCAGGCGGGGTTCCAGCATGGGCAGTCCGGCTGCGGGTGAGGCTAGCCGGCCTTGGAAGTGTTTCCATCCCCTGCCAGTTGGGCGCGTTCCACCGTGGAACGGATATGCAGGTCCCGCTGCGGGAAGGGAATGTCGATCTTGGCGTCGCGGAAGGCTCGTAAAATCTGGGCGTGCAGTTCATGCGTGACCGTCAAACGGTTTTCCAGATTTTCCAGAAACAACCGGGCGACCATCCGCAGGGAGCTGTCCATGAAGCCGTCAAACACCACGGTCGGCGACGGGTCTTTGAGTACCTCAGGGTGACGCCTCAATACACGCAGCAGCACCAGTCTGGCGTATTCCACATCGGTCGAATAGGAAACACCGACTTCGATCACCAGCCGATTGGTGCTGTCCGACAGCGTCCAGTTTAACAAACGGCCCGTAATGAATTCCTTGTTGGGGACGATCAGTTCTTTCCGGTCCCAGTCGCGAATGGTCGTGGCTCGCATGCGAATTCGCACTACCACGCCGGTTGTTTCGCCCACCGTCACCACATCGCCCACCCTGATCGGACGTTCCAGTAGCAGGATCAGGCCTGACACAAAGTTGGCAAAAATTTCCTGCAGACCAAAACCCAGACCGACCGTGACCGCGGCGATAAACCACTGCACGTTAAACCAGCTGAAACCAATCTGGTGGCAGGCGATCACGGCGCCCATGATGGAGAACAGATAGCGGGAAATCGTGGTAATGGCGAATCGAGCGCCCGGATCCAGCGGCATGCGATGGAGGACGGTCGTTTCCAGCAGGCTGGGCGCGGTTTTGGTGACCATAAACGTGACGGCGATGGTGATCGCAGCCAGCGCGGCGTTCCCCAGATTGATCGCCACGCCGTCGGCCCCTTTCCACAGGGAAATGGTTTCGACAAAGCGCAAAGCCGGCAGAACGTCGTTCCAGAGAATCCACATTAGCACCACGACCGCCATCAGCGTGACGTTCCGCACCAGGCCGCGCTGCTCGGCATCGATCGCCGTCAGGTCGATATCTTCCGGGTTGACTACCTCAACATGCGACAGGGCGCTTTCCGCCAGTTCCGACGGCGCATTTTCCAGCGTGGCGGCCGCATGCCGGGCCTGCTCTTCCGCTTCGACAATCGCCAGTCGTCGACGGGCCAGCACCAGCCAGCGCACCACGGCCGCATGGGCGCACATCACGCCGTACAGCACGCAGAACGCACCAAAAATCCGTCCCGCCATTTGACTGGCCGTATACGAATAGCCCATCGCCGTCAAAATGGCGAGGGTTGCCGGAATGGCCGCCGTAATCGCCAGCCAGACATAATACATACGGGCGAACCAGCTCTGCGACGACTGACCCAGCGCGTCGCGAACCACCCGGCTGAAAGGACTTGCCAGCAGCGGCAGGCCGATCAACAACGCCACCATTCCAATCAGAAACAACACCCGGGCGACGGCCGCCTTTTCCAGGCTGACCAGGTCGTTTCGCAACATCAGAATGGCAAACGTCAGCGGCACCGCCATCCACAGCACCCAGCGAATCCGATGGTGGAACCGCAATACGCTGGCCTGCTCCCAGCCAAAATGGGCGATCGCCAGACCGCCCCGGCGGCACGTTTTGCGGATCGCATCCAGGGCGAACAGCAGCAACGATGTCTGGTAAAGCGATTCTCCAGCGGCCAGCCACAGCGTGGTCGCCGACTTCGACGACGACAGCATATTCCCCAACAGCAGCAGTACGCCTGGCCAAAGGGCGGCCCCCAGCAGCGTAAAAAAGATGCACTGCAGGGTGGGAGTGAAGGAGTAGTTCTTGTCTTCATCGAGCATCTGGTTGATGCCGTCGAGACGGGCCTTGATCCGACGTTCAACAAAAAAGATGCTGCCCACCAACAGCATGGCGGCCAGCAGCCAGCCCCAATGCGCCCAGATCACTTGCGACAGCGACTTCCACTCCTGGGCCAGGCGGTGCGGCGTTAGCCGACGAGAAACCGCCAGCCAGACACGCCCCAGATCATCCCGGTTGATCGGTTGCCGGTTGGGCACCCAGAGCACCTGCTCTTTAATAAAGGCCTCAAAGTTCTGGGTCAGTCGCAGCAGATCCGTTTCCAGGGTGTCAAGTTCCACCAGGCGGCGGAAGTACAGGTCGTTATCCTGCTGCAGCTGGCCAATGTAATCCTGGCGATTGGCGACCAGCGTTTCCACCGCTTGCTGCAGGGCCAGTTCGTCGGCTCCCGCCTCCAGGCTGGCCGAGTTGGCGGCGGCCTGGGCGGCAGCGGCAAACTGGGGAATTTCCGATTCCAGCTCTTCCAGGTTGTACGTTTCCACCTGTAGCTGGCCCATCAACTGCTGGCGTGCGCGGATACTGTTGCGATAGGCCTGGGGCGCCCCCAGCGAGGCCCGCTGTTTCTGCAGGACGAGTCCCATCGCGGTGTTGACGCCGCTTTGGGTCAGTCGTTTTTCGATCCGCTCAAAGTCCGTGCGAATCTGCCGCAGTTCGGCGTCGGTGACTTCAATCTGCTCGTTCAGTTCCTTGAGCGTCGTCGCCAGCGTTTCGCGACGGGAAGCCAACTCGGAGTTCTGCTCGGCATAGGCGCGCAAGATTCGCCCCTGCACGGCGGCGGCCAGATCGGCGGCCGCCTTGGCTTCCAGGGCGGCCTGTTTCAGGCGCGCCGCGTCGATCGCTTCGCGCAACAGTTTGACGTTATGCGTCAGGCGCTGCACTTCCCGGGTGGCAAGTCGTCGTTCCAGCGCTCGCAATTCCGCGGTCGCTCCAAAGGTCTGGCGTTCAGCGGCCAGCGTATCCGCTTCGGCCTGCAGGGCCGCTTTTTCGGCCAGCAAGCTTTTCCGTTTGGCCAGGGAAGCAGGAGTGTCGCCGGGTGGGTCGGCCAGGATGGCGGTAATTTCCGCCTGCCGCTGGGTGATCGCCAGCAAACGTTCCGGAATCACCGTATTCAGCCGATCTTCCGCTTTGGGAGCCGCCTCCCGCTTGGCGATTTCTTCCTCTTTCACCCGCAGGGCGGCCTCCTGCTCCAGCAACATTTGCTGCTGGGCGGCGCGATCCAGCTGGGAAAAATCCAAAGGCACATCAGCGCTGTCCAGTTTTTTCTGCGTCTCTTCGATCGTTTTTGGGGCGTTCTCCGCCGCCGATTTGAAAGCGTCCGCCCGGGCCTGCCAGTCCTGCCGGGACTTCAGGAACTCCAAGGTCTTCTGGTACGCTTCGTTCAACCGCACGCGGTCCTCTTCGACCACCTGGGTATCGTTCTGCAGGCGCTGTTGCGCCTGCTCGATCTCGTCCCGGGTGGGAGGAAGCTCTTGCGGCAGGGCGGGGGTTGGGGGCTGGGCCGATAACGATCCGCTGCCCAGAATGGCAACGCTAGCGACCACGAAAAGGGCGGCAAGCAAACGGCAGGTCGCCGCAGACGTGCGTCTCATGGGAAATCTTCCTTGAACCGGTGGTCTGGGGGTGCGGGGTGCAGCATTCCGGTAAAAACTCTCTTTCCAAGAGAATTCCCTACCCGGTTGCGGTTGAAAACCTCCCCACACTCCCCGATCATAAAGCAACGGAAGAAAGTTACCAAGGCGAACCCGGGCTGCGAATTGAACACGTCGCCAAAAACAGCACTGATGGACTGGAAGTTTTCATGAAAATTGCAATTTTATCGAGAAATTCAAAGCTTTACTCGACGCAGCGTTTAAAAGAAGCCTGTGTTCAAAGGGGGCACGAGGCCCGCGTAATTGACTATTTACGCTGCTATATGGATATCACCAGCCATAACCCCAAGCTGATCTATCAGGGCGAACCGCTGGACGGCTACCATGCCGTGATCCCCCGCGTGGGAGCATCCCACACCTTCTACGGAACGGCTGTCGTACGCCAGTTCGAGATGATGAGCGTTTTTCCGACCAACGAGTCGACCGCCATCTCCCGATCTCGCGACAAACTCCGCTCCCTGCAGCTTCTCTCTCGCGATGGGATCGGCCTGCCCGTTACGGGCTTTGCCAATTCCACCAAGGATATCGATGGCCTGATTAACCTCGTCGGCGGGGCCCCGCTGGTGATCAAGCTGCTGGAAGGAACCCAGGGCATCGGCGTGATCCTGGCCGAAACGCAAAAAGCGGCCCAGGCGGTCATCGAGGCGTTCCGCGGCCTGAACGCGAATATCCTGGTGCAGGAGTTCATCAAAGAAGCCGGCGGTTCCGACATGCGCTGCTTCGTTGTCGGCGGCAAAGTCATCGCCGCCATGAAACGCCAGGGCCCGCCCGGCGAGTTCCGCTCCAACCTGCACCGCGGCGGTTCCTCTGAGAAAGTCAAATTGACCCCCGAAGAACGCAGCACGGCCGTTCGCTCCGCCAAAGCCATGGGGCTCAATGTCGCGGGCGTTGATATCCTGCGATCCAATCATGGCCCCGTCGTGATGGAAGTGAACTCCTCGCCCGGACTCGAAGGGATCGAGGCCGCCACCGGCATCGACGTCGCTGGCAAGATCGTCGAGTTCATCGAAAAGAACGCCGACGCCAAAAACACTCGCGACAAAGGGAAAGGCTAACCCCCTTCCCGGCTGACAGCGATAGCGGGAAAATAATCCCATTCGCTTTGGCGCTACAGGTCAATCGTATCACCGACCGCCAGGACCAGCGGTTCGGCGGACGTCTGGGTGCGCACCTGTTCGGCCCAGGCGGACGCATCCTGCTCGATCGGCGGCCATGTGTTGTAGTGGGCCGGCGCCACGCGCTTCGGCCGCAACAGCCGGATCGCTTCGATGCTGTCGGCGGGACCCATCGTAAACAGGTCGCCAATCGGCAGCACGGCCAGGTCCAGCCCTCTGGCGCCGATCAGTTGCATATCGCCAAAAAGGGCCGTATCGCAAGCGAAGTAGACTTTCCGCCCCTCAAGCGTCAGCACAAAACCGGCTGGATTTCCGCCGTACGATCCGTCGGGCAATTGGGAACTGTGATGCGCGATCGTCATTTCCACCCTGCCAAACGGCATTTCGACGCCGCCTCCCAGATTCATTCCCAGCGTATCTTTCACCTGGTGCTGCTGTTCCAGCCAGCTGGCGACTTCATATGCCGCGATCACCTTGGCCCCAGTGCGCTGGGCGATCCCGGCCACATCGGCGATATGGTCAAAGTGTCCATGCGAAACCAGAATAAAATCGGCTGCGATCTCGTCCGCTTTTGCTTGCGCCACGGGCGAGTCCGTCAAAAACGGATCCAGCAGGATTGCGGCGCCGCCGGAGGCGATCGACCAGCCGCCATGTCCCAGCCAGGTCAAAGTCGTTGTCATGGTTGCCGTACCATTTCAAAAAGAAAGAAGATCGGGAGTTAGTTCTGCTGCGAATGAGCCAGCAGACGTCGAAAGTCGCCACACGTCTCGCGAAGGCACGCGGCACCTTGCAGAGCAAAAGACGACCGCCTGTCCGGGGCTTTCAATTCTAAACGTTCAAGGCGCCGCCCAGCAGTTCGATCAGGCGGTCCACTTCGTCGGTCGTGTTGTAATGCACCAGGCCGATTCTCACCATCCCTTCGGGTTCCAGCCCCAATGATTCCGTCAGCTGCAGGGCATAGTAATTGCCATGCCAGACGAATACGCCGTGGTTGCCCAGCGCCGTCGCCAGCTGGGTAGCGGTCAGGCGG is part of the Lignipirellula cremea genome and encodes:
- a CDS encoding nucleotidyl transferase family protein, with amino-acid sequence MLEPRLIQLLAGQTPWVAHPGASAGAPSLLLPGSFNPLHQGHLEMARYAERRWGESPAFELSVVNVDKPRLTTEEIERRLQQFRRRTVFVTAAPTFVEKAVLFPGVRFLVGADTIARAGDVRYYGGDALALQNAIARLAGAGCRFVVFARSVAGRLLHLENLDLPDRLRDLCEQTSPGDFQVDVSSTELRNGRSPQEDSDGPAEA
- a CDS encoding mechanosensitive ion channel domain-containing protein; protein product: MRRTSAATCRLLAALFVVASVAILGSGSLSAQPPTPALPQELPPTRDEIEQAQQRLQNDTQVVEEDRVRLNEAYQKTLEFLKSRQDWQARADAFKSAAENAPKTIEETQKKLDSADVPLDFSQLDRAAQQQMLLEQEAALRVKEEEIAKREAAPKAEDRLNTVIPERLLAITQRQAEITAILADPPGDTPASLAKRKSLLAEKAALQAEADTLAAERQTFGATAELRALERRLATREVQRLTHNVKLLREAIDAARLKQAALEAKAAADLAAAVQGRILRAYAEQNSELASRRETLATTLKELNEQIEVTDAELRQIRTDFERIEKRLTQSGVNTAMGLVLQKQRASLGAPQAYRNSIRARQQLMGQLQVETYNLEELESEIPQFAAAAQAAANSASLEAGADELALQQAVETLVANRQDYIGQLQQDNDLYFRRLVELDTLETDLLRLTQNFEAFIKEQVLWVPNRQPINRDDLGRVWLAVSRRLTPHRLAQEWKSLSQVIWAHWGWLLAAMLLVGSIFFVERRIKARLDGINQMLDEDKNYSFTPTLQCIFFTLLGAALWPGVLLLLGNMLSSSKSATTLWLAAGESLYQTSLLLFALDAIRKTCRRGGLAIAHFGWEQASVLRFHHRIRWVLWMAVPLTFAILMLRNDLVSLEKAAVARVLFLIGMVALLIGLPLLASPFSRVVRDALGQSSQSWFARMYYVWLAITAAIPATLAILTAMGYSYTASQMAGRIFGAFCVLYGVMCAHAAVVRWLVLARRRLAIVEAEEQARHAAATLENAPSELAESALSHVEVVNPEDIDLTAIDAEQRGLVRNVTLMAVVVLMWILWNDVLPALRFVETISLWKGADGVAINLGNAALAAITIAVTFMVTKTAPSLLETTVLHRMPLDPGARFAITTISRYLFSIMGAVIACHQIGFSWFNVQWFIAAVTVGLGFGLQEIFANFVSGLILLLERPIRVGDVVTVGETTGVVVRIRMRATTIRDWDRKELIVPNKEFITGRLLNWTLSDSTNRLVIEVGVSYSTDVEYARLVLLRVLRRHPEVLKDPSPTVVFDGFMDSSLRMVARLFLENLENRLTVTHELHAQILRAFRDAKIDIPFPQRDLHIRSTVERAQLAGDGNTSKAG
- the rimK gene encoding 30S ribosomal protein S6--L-glutamate ligase yields the protein MKIAILSRNSKLYSTQRLKEACVQRGHEARVIDYLRCYMDITSHNPKLIYQGEPLDGYHAVIPRVGASHTFYGTAVVRQFEMMSVFPTNESTAISRSRDKLRSLQLLSRDGIGLPVTGFANSTKDIDGLINLVGGAPLVIKLLEGTQGIGVILAETQKAAQAVIEAFRGLNANILVQEFIKEAGGSDMRCFVVGGKVIAAMKRQGPPGEFRSNLHRGGSSEKVKLTPEERSTAVRSAKAMGLNVAGVDILRSNHGPVVMEVNSSPGLEGIEAATGIDVAGKIVEFIEKNADAKNTRDKGKG
- a CDS encoding metal-dependent hydrolase — translated: MTTTLTWLGHGGWSIASGGAAILLDPFLTDSPVAQAKADEIAADFILVSHGHFDHIADVAGIAQRTGAKVIAAYEVASWLEQQHQVKDTLGMNLGGGVEMPFGRVEMTIAHHSSQLPDGSYGGNPAGFVLTLEGRKVYFACDTALFGDMQLIGARGLDLAVLPIGDLFTMGPADSIEAIRLLRPKRVAPAHYNTWPPIEQDASAWAEQVRTQTSAEPLVLAVGDTIDL